A single region of the Pirellulales bacterium genome encodes:
- a CDS encoding nitroreductase family protein has translation MYDLDLTIRERRSVRGFYPDRLVPKPLLTEALELAQRAPSNCNVQPWRVFVASGPRCERLRRALVSAIESGDMGDPQDPVDTFPGDYRRLQVECAVTMFREMGIERGDQPGRAKAMLRNFEFFDAPHVAIVTMEQHYGLGVALDVGMYVQTLMLALWARGVSSCPQASLRQYHHIIRRELGIRDDLRILCGVSFGYEDASVPANRTRQTREPLETNVVLLEE, from the coding sequence ATGTACGACCTTGACCTTACGATCCGCGAGCGGCGCAGCGTGCGCGGCTTTTATCCCGACCGCCTGGTGCCGAAGCCGTTGTTGACCGAGGCGCTCGAGCTGGCGCAGCGGGCTCCGTCGAATTGCAATGTGCAACCGTGGCGGGTGTTCGTCGCCTCGGGGCCCCGCTGCGAACGCTTGCGCCGCGCACTGGTCTCGGCGATCGAGTCGGGGGACATGGGGGATCCGCAGGATCCGGTCGATACATTTCCTGGCGATTACCGCCGGTTGCAGGTCGAGTGCGCCGTGACGATGTTCCGCGAGATGGGGATCGAGCGAGGGGACCAGCCGGGACGGGCAAAGGCGATGCTGCGCAACTTCGAGTTCTTCGACGCCCCGCACGTGGCCATCGTCACGATGGAACAGCACTATGGCCTGGGCGTGGCCCTCGACGTGGGCATGTACGTGCAGACGCTGATGCTGGCGCTATGGGCGCGCGGCGTGTCGAGCTGCCCCCAGGCCAGCTTGCGCCAATACCACCACATCATTCGCCGCGAGCTGGGCATTCGCGACGACTTGCGGATCTTGTGTGGCGTGTCGTTCGGCTATGAAGACGCGAGCGTGCCGGCCAACCGTACAAGGCAAACTCGCGAGCCGCTGGAAACCAACGTGGTGTTGCTGGAGGAGTGA
- a CDS encoding c-type cytochrome, producing MPHVLLALLILLLLTTSAHAQGYPPEEAARRMTLPAGVVAEPFAAEPMVRQPVAIEFDERGRLWVIQYLQYPNPAGLERVSVDRYSRTVYDRVPEPPPRGPQGADRITILADTDGDGRADCEKDFVAGLNLASGLAFGHGGVYVLQVPYLLYYADKNRDDVPDGDPQVLLTGFGMEDAHSVANSLLFGPDGWLYGAQGSTVTANIRGIEFQQGVWRYHPPTDRFELFYEGGGNTWGVDFDAEGNLFASTNLGGYIGVHGMQGAYYWKSFGKHGALHNPHAYGFFDHMPHENFVGGHVTVGGIVYQGNTLPWLRGKYVNGDLLGHAAYWNNLERAGSTFRSQHGGKLLLAGDTWFANSDVTSGPDGSIYLTDWHDARTAHPDPDAEWDRRNGRIYALRAKDAPRVPAFDLGELSSLELVDHLAHENNWYVRAARRLLAARQDKSVLSALLEKFRAADTAPQALEYAWTIQACGGLDESLLVELLVHGEPMVRYWGVRFIGDDHAKNAELTGKLAELAAREPDVRVRAQLACTARRLPLEASLPLLESLAAHAEDASDPFVPLLLWWALETQFSREPVIVVERFAQPAIWSSALARRELLPRLVRRCAAEGETGLLLATHLITSAPDDEVRLALFESLGDALAGPPLTRVPVALAEQIERLWNKDANRVRLATAAARLGYPPVFDWLRDQTLDVSAAEAARTNAIELLAALGAQQKVVHVLLAIALNDETGNVRLAATRGLARFDDGQVRDALIAQYSDFDPTQQAAAREVLFGRADWALAFLAGVTAGRLSAADVPTDELSRLALHQRADLDELVEKHWGRIGAAAPEERLADVRRLNNDLRAAAGDASNGRLLFREHCGKCHTLFGEGTKLGPDLTTANRQDRQYLLTSIVDPSTVVRKEYLGSIVATTDGRILTGLVAEETPVALTLIDGENRRHTIGRAEIDSVEPSTTSLMPERLLEKLTPQQLRDLFAYLQATEPP from the coding sequence GTGCCACACGTCCTGCTTGCTCTTTTGATCCTGCTATTGCTCACGACGAGCGCCCACGCCCAGGGCTATCCCCCCGAGGAGGCCGCACGCCGCATGACGCTGCCCGCGGGAGTCGTGGCCGAACCCTTTGCCGCCGAGCCGATGGTGCGACAGCCGGTGGCCATCGAGTTCGACGAGCGCGGCCGGTTGTGGGTCATCCAGTATTTGCAGTATCCGAATCCGGCCGGCCTCGAGCGCGTCAGCGTCGACCGCTACTCGCGCACGGTCTACGACCGCGTGCCCGAGCCTCCGCCGCGGGGTCCGCAAGGGGCCGATCGCATCACGATCCTCGCAGACACCGACGGCGACGGCCGCGCCGATTGCGAGAAAGATTTTGTCGCGGGACTGAATCTCGCCAGCGGTCTGGCCTTCGGTCACGGCGGCGTCTATGTGCTGCAGGTGCCCTATCTGCTCTATTACGCCGACAAGAATCGCGACGACGTCCCCGACGGCGATCCGCAGGTGTTGCTCACCGGCTTCGGCATGGAAGACGCCCACTCGGTGGCGAACTCGCTCCTCTTCGGTCCCGACGGCTGGCTCTACGGGGCGCAAGGCAGCACGGTCACGGCCAACATCCGCGGCATCGAGTTTCAACAAGGGGTCTGGCGGTACCATCCGCCGACCGATCGCTTCGAGCTCTTCTACGAAGGAGGCGGCAACACCTGGGGAGTCGATTTCGACGCCGAGGGAAACCTTTTCGCCAGTACGAATCTCGGCGGCTACATCGGCGTCCACGGCATGCAGGGGGCCTATTACTGGAAGAGCTTCGGCAAGCATGGCGCACTGCACAATCCGCACGCGTATGGCTTCTTCGACCACATGCCGCACGAAAACTTTGTCGGCGGCCATGTGACTGTCGGCGGCATCGTCTACCAGGGAAATACACTCCCCTGGCTGCGTGGCAAGTACGTCAACGGCGATCTGCTGGGGCATGCCGCCTACTGGAACAATCTCGAACGCGCGGGCTCCACCTTTCGCTCGCAACACGGCGGCAAGCTGCTGCTGGCCGGCGACACCTGGTTCGCCAACAGCGACGTGACGAGCGGCCCCGACGGCTCGATCTATCTCACCGACTGGCACGACGCCCGCACCGCCCACCCCGACCCCGACGCCGAGTGGGATCGGCGCAACGGCCGCATCTATGCCCTGCGCGCGAAGGACGCGCCGCGCGTGCCGGCCTTCGATCTGGGGGAGCTATCGAGCCTGGAGCTGGTCGATCATCTCGCGCACGAGAACAACTGGTACGTCCGCGCCGCGCGACGGCTTCTGGCCGCACGGCAAGACAAGTCGGTCCTGTCCGCCTTGCTCGAAAAGTTCCGCGCCGCGGACACGGCGCCTCAGGCCCTCGAATATGCCTGGACCATTCAGGCCTGTGGTGGCCTGGATGAATCGCTGCTTGTGGAACTACTCGTACACGGGGAGCCGATGGTGAGATACTGGGGCGTGCGCTTCATCGGCGACGACCATGCGAAGAATGCCGAACTGACGGGAAAGCTCGCTGAACTGGCGGCGCGCGAGCCCGACGTGCGCGTCCGCGCGCAACTCGCCTGCACCGCGCGACGCTTGCCGCTTGAAGCCTCGCTGCCCCTGCTCGAGTCTCTCGCCGCGCATGCCGAAGACGCCAGCGATCCTTTCGTGCCGCTGCTGCTCTGGTGGGCCCTCGAAACGCAATTTTCTCGCGAGCCTGTTATCGTCGTCGAACGCTTCGCACAACCGGCGATCTGGAGCTCGGCCCTCGCGCGTCGCGAGCTATTGCCGCGGCTCGTGCGCCGCTGTGCCGCCGAGGGGGAGACCGGGCTCCTTCTCGCCACGCATTTGATCACCTCGGCCCCCGATGACGAGGTTCGACTCGCGCTCTTCGAGTCTCTCGGCGATGCGCTCGCCGGTCCCCCCCTCACGCGCGTTCCCGTCGCGCTGGCCGAACAAATCGAACGACTTTGGAACAAGGACGCCAATCGCGTGCGTCTGGCAACAGCCGCCGCGCGACTGGGCTATCCGCCTGTATTCGACTGGCTCCGCGATCAGACCCTCGACGTCTCCGCAGCCGAAGCAGCACGCACCAATGCTATCGAATTACTCGCGGCACTCGGCGCGCAGCAAAAAGTCGTCCACGTGCTCCTGGCGATCGCCCTCAACGACGAGACGGGCAACGTCCGGCTCGCCGCCACACGAGGTCTAGCCCGCTTCGACGACGGACAGGTCCGTGACGCACTCATCGCACAGTACTCTGACTTCGACCCCACTCAACAGGCGGCCGCGCGCGAGGTCCTCTTCGGCCGCGCCGATTGGGCTCTCGCTTTTCTCGCCGGGGTGACCGCTGGCCGCCTCTCCGCCGCCGACGTGCCGACCGACGAGCTCTCGCGACTGGCCCTCCATCAGCGTGCCGACCTCGACGAGCTCGTCGAGAAGCATTGGGGCCGCATCGGCGCCGCCGCGCCCGAGGAACGCCTGGCCGATGTTCGCCGCCTGAACAACGATCTCCGCGCCGCCGCCGGCGACGCTTCGAACGGCCGCCTCCTGTTCCGCGAACATTGCGGCAAGTGTCACACGCTCTTTGGTGAAGGAACGAAGCTGGGCCCCGACCTCACGACCGCCAACCGCCAGGATCGACAGTATCTGCTCACAAGCATCGTCGATCCCAGCACGGTCGTGCGTAAGGAATACCTCGGCTCGATCGTCGCCACTACCGATGGCCGCATTCTGACCGGTCTCGTCGCCGAGGAGACGCCCGTCGCGCTGACCCTCATCGATGGAGAAAACCGCCGACACACGATCGGCCGTGCCGAGATCGACTCGGTCGAGCCCTCGACGACGTCTCTCATGCCCGAGCGCCTGCTCGAGAAGCTCACCCCACAGCAATTGCGCGATCTGTTTGCCTACTTGCAGGCGACCGAGCCACCCTAG
- a CDS encoding terpene cyclase/mutase family protein, whose translation MRESQGADQGVDAKQFAETVERGIQFLSKTQGADGSFSRQAGIGPTALAVLALLRNGRTPDDPRVAKGLEYLASMVQEDGSIHPRGSRLANYETCIAATAFQAANADGRYDQVLDGAVTFLRGVPWDEKKGRDKSDVYYGGAGYGGDSRPDLSNTAFLVDTLRECGADSDDEAIQRALVFISRCQNLESEHNTTQFAAKTNDGGFYYTCALDEQDLQREGAAGGLRSYGGMTYSGLKSMLYAGLAADDPRVKAAVGWISQNYDVTSNPGMGDAGLFYYYHTFAKALAALGESEITDAAGKKHDWRAELVAELANRQNENGSWVNENSRWLEGDPNLVTSFSLIALSYCRPEAGK comes from the coding sequence TTGCGCGAGTCGCAGGGAGCCGATCAGGGAGTCGATGCGAAGCAATTCGCCGAAACCGTGGAGCGCGGCATCCAGTTCCTGTCGAAGACGCAGGGGGCGGATGGTTCGTTCAGCCGCCAGGCGGGCATTGGTCCCACGGCGCTGGCCGTGCTGGCGCTGTTGCGCAACGGCCGCACGCCGGACGATCCCCGCGTGGCGAAGGGACTCGAGTATCTGGCCAGCATGGTGCAGGAAGATGGCTCGATTCATCCGCGGGGGAGCCGTCTGGCCAACTACGAGACGTGCATCGCGGCGACCGCGTTCCAGGCCGCGAATGCCGACGGCCGCTACGACCAGGTTCTCGACGGCGCGGTGACGTTCTTGCGCGGCGTCCCCTGGGACGAAAAGAAGGGCCGCGACAAGTCCGACGTCTACTACGGCGGCGCCGGCTACGGCGGCGATTCGCGTCCCGACTTGTCGAACACGGCCTTCCTGGTCGACACGCTGCGCGAGTGTGGCGCCGACAGCGACGACGAAGCCATACAACGGGCGCTGGTCTTCATCTCGCGCTGCCAGAACCTCGAGAGCGAGCACAACACGACGCAGTTCGCGGCGAAGACGAACGACGGCGGATTCTACTACACCTGCGCCCTCGACGAGCAAGACCTGCAGCGCGAGGGAGCCGCCGGTGGGTTGCGCAGCTATGGCGGCATGACCTACTCGGGGCTGAAGAGCATGCTCTACGCCGGTCTCGCGGCCGACGATCCCCGCGTCAAGGCCGCCGTGGGTTGGATCAGCCAGAACTACGACGTCACGAGCAATCCCGGCATGGGGGACGCCGGTCTCTTCTACTACTACCACACGTTCGCCAAGGCACTGGCCGCGCTGGGCGAAAGCGAAATCACCGATGCCGCGGGCAAGAAGCACGACTGGCGCGCGGAACTCGTCGCCGAGCTGGCCAACCGGCAGAACGAGAATGGCTCGTGGGTCAACGAGAATAGCCGCTGGCTCGAAGGGGACCCGAACCTGGTGACATCCTTCTCGCTCATCGCACTCTCCTACTGCCGACCAGAAGCCGGGAAGTAG